GCAATCATACCAATCCATGCCTGCAAGGAAGATCACTGGATGATGAGTAACTGTCTGGCAAGTCTAGTGTTCAATGTGTGATGTTCTTTAGCTTGTAAGTTATAGACTGGAGAAATTATTAATTCAACTATTCAACACAAAACATACTAAAAAGCTCATGTTGAACGAAACAGTATACCTGATCAAGATTGGTGAAGCCCCTTATAGTGTCACCACCAATTACTGCAATTCCTTTGTCACCAATTGGCTGCAATATTAGAGCCTGTAGACCAGAAAAATTGTAAAATGCTATGCATTCGCATTTTTAGATAAACGAATTATTTGCATTTTGAATACAAGCATCTGTAAACATGACGCGGAGTTTATTTTTCTGGTATCCAAAACAAAAGGGAGCTTCAGGTCATCTACTGCTCAAATGATACTGTGAGATGTAACCAAGTTAAATCGTCTGAATGCATCCTGACATCGAATAATTTATCCAAAATTAAACGAATTTGCACCTGTGTGTTAGCTGGTAGAAATGGCAACTCAGTCCTTCCAGGATATAAAGCAAGATTTGCTAGATAAGATTCTGcaagaagaccacgatgaaatttCTAAAAACAAACGTCGAAGCTTCTAAATAACAAGCGGCACTCACGCTTCTTGGATTCCATGGCACTCTTGTAAAGGGAACCTTGCATGAACTTCTGTGCATCCACATTAACAGCATTACCATCTTCTGGAGAGGCAGCAGCAACCCCAATTTGAAGTTTGCAATTACCTCCATACACAACAACCAAGGATTTGCAACAAGTTGCAGCCGTCAGGGAGTCCCATGTCCTATTTATAAGAAAATAAGTTTTACCTAACTTCACAACACAAATTCCTTCACACAAAATAAGTACTCAACATGAAAATGTGGATACGCAGATTGTTTGGTTCAGGTTCTATGAAGTCAGCTTCACAACAGAAAATCTAGTTTGTTTCTTGTGTAAAATGAAGAtggatttttttaatcaaagtaaAATCAAACCATAAACTGCGCGTGAGTAGAATTTAGTTACCAAAGTAGTTCACGAAGAGCAGAACTTGATACATCCGCATCCACTCGCTTACAATCGACACCTCGAGGAACGACCTGGCATAATTTAACATGGAGAAATCAGTATACTAATTAAGTCTAGGAATCCCACTATGAGACAGATCATACTAGAAGATACATAATTCTCACCGGAGAAATGGTTTTCGGGCGGATTGACAGCCAAACAAGGCCGGCAAGGATGTCAGTTACAGAGAGCGCCAAGGTGAGTATGTCGGCCCTCGACTGCGAACTGTTTGGAGAACAAGGAAAGACCAAATGAGCAATCTTGGGTATCTACAAAGACCGAGGACAGAATGGAACTGCAAGCACAAAGAAGAGAAAGCAATTTGGTAGTGCAGGGAGACCTGGAGGCGTCGGAGACGGCGGCGATGCCGGAAACGGCGCGGTTGAGGAGGACGGCGAGGAGTGACGCGCCGCCGACGAGGATGGGGAGGGCGCGGACGAGCGTGTCGTTGCTCCGGACCCAGTCCCCCACCCACTCCTGCCGCTGCCGCATTGCGCTGCTGCACGCCCTGTCCCCTCGCTGCAGATAAGAAGCGAAGAGTTTACGCAGCGGGGGAGAAGGGGAGCAAGGAGAGGCGAAGGGAGGGCGGCACCCACGCTTGGCGGAGGAGGCTGCGGCGGGAAGAATGTTACGGAGGgaagccgccggcggcggcggcgctgggcggaGACCGGCCGGGGCGTCAATGGGAGTGGAGCGAGGGTCCGGCTTCTCAGCAGGCTCATCTCCATGTGGGTCTGCTCAATCAGAATCCAGTGGAGTTTGCTCCCGGATGTCTTTGGTACGAGTCTGGTTTTTCAGTTCACCAGACGGCGGAGCAGGAGGGGGGCGCATGAGAGACAGGCGAGGTGCGACGGCGAGCGGAGGCCCCCGGTGGTGCTGGGGACGTGGAACGGCTGCGGCCGGTCGTTCCATTGGGTGTTGGATTTTGTAGGATGATCTGGGTGCGCCGCGCCCAGCAACTGTGGCCCAAGCGCTACGATTGCTTACCCGGCCTAGAAATTAAAAGGAGCCCACTCAGAACTAAGCTCTCGTCACTCATTCATACGATTTAGAAAGTAAAAAAGCAAACAAGTTTTGAATTTCCAACATTGTTTGAAACTTTCAAACATTTCTTTGACGTAGTGAGAAACTTTCAAGtatttttgaaattccaaacatttATTAACAACGCAAACAAATTTGGATAACATGAATACCCATTTTCAttccaaatattttttgaaattttcaaacattttttttaatattacgaacattttttttaaaatagaaAAATATCAATTTTGAACTATTTTTAAAAACACGAACAGTTTTCAAACCGTTTAGATTTTCAAACTCCTTTTTTAgaaatgaatatttttaaaattctagACATTTTTGGAGAATtttatatttttgaatttgtgaaaaagAAAAAATATGAAACCGGTAAAATTAAATATTCAAGAACCTTCCAGAAGGTTTCCAAAACCCGTAGAAAATCAACCCAAAAACATATGTTGCGCTAGCTAAATGGGCCAGCCCACCCAGAGCGCTTGTCTTGATTGTCTGTGCAAAAGGGCGTTTATTGGATGCAGTGAGCGTTCAATAAGATTTGCCAAAAAAAGGGACAAACTTTCAAACAGAGAAAAATTGTCACAATATTTTGGACGGGTTTCGGAATTCTGTGTGAACTTCCACAACTGCTTGCACATGAACTTTCTCAAGATTTGGGGTTAAACTTCTTGAAAAATAACTTTCAGAAAGGAAACTATTGACCACATGACTACGTCTACAGTCACTCATCGAcaacaactccagtcaacagcgtCTGTGTCGTCACTACCATCCACGCCACTCCCGCTGtgaatgcggggggggggggggggatagaggAGAGATGAGAAAGGCACAAGAAGGGGATGTAATCACCGCCTTAGGTGTCAACCCATCAGAGACGCAGTTTATGATGGCGCAACGGAGAAGATAACAAAAGTGCAAGACTTCAAATTCAGTCGTAATCGTTCGCTTCGCTCACGCTACGACTGACGGGGGATTTTAGAAGTATAAAAGTGTTTGTTAGCGATTAGGAGAGATAAAGATAGATTTCATTTAAACTAACAATGACTTGCCTTGTGCTACAATCATCTTCCCCcgttgtactcctatatatacctcATATGAGGGTCAGATCAATAGAACACAACAACAGAGATATTATCATCCCACAATTTTCTACAATATTGAAAAAATTTCATTTCTATTTATGTAATCCATTCTTCCTAACATTCTGCAAAACCAATTTAATCTCTGTATacgaagcaaatgatgatgatgatgatagggGAACCTCGAGTTATTTTTAGATAGGAGAGGTGAGCAGTTAAGATATTCACACCAATTTATACCGAACATTTCTACTTCGTGATAACTTATCTTATGGTCAAAGAtatgttttttctttttatttatgtaTACAAGCTTGAATACTATGTTTCGATTTGTTTGTTAAATATATTTTTCAACAATTATCATTTAAAAATATTTTCTAGTGCTAAACTGGAATGGTATTTCTTGCAAACTTTTGTTTCATTCACTTTGGATGTTTAAGAAAAACTCTATAATTACATTGGATTTCGCTGAAAATTAAAATAGACCAATATTATCACAATATATGTTTGTATGTATGTATCCTTTTTCATGGGATCATAAGATATCTACAAATTTGTTTTTGACTGTATGATATTGCAAATAAAAAATTCCAGAAGTTTCTAGAGTACAAGACTATCAAGCTTGTATGTGAATACATAGATATTTTCATATTGCATCAAATGTTCGCCCTCAAATCCCATCGTCCGCTCTTGTTTGGTGGGAGACAATAGTTTGCGACTGGCACATACATGTTAATGTACTTTCTTGTGTCAAAATCATTCAATTCGTAATATGCATGATTATTTAGCATTCAAACTTCTGAAAACTTGTAGTGTTGTACACTACATTTTAACATTGATTACATCAAAAACTATGCAACCTACCTAAACTGTGTACCTGTTCCGTACATACCCACTTGATCTCTCCTCAACTCACCCGATACTAATCCTAAAAGAACGAACCCATCCCAGTAAGATATGTGGATGCACTAACTAATTTGTAAAAAACACATACAGTGTAAGAAAAAATAGATTTTTACATCAAATCCAACTTTACTGATTAAGACAACAAAGTATATTCAGATAGACCAAACTGGTAGAAAAATGAACAACGAATTCAAAATAAACCTATAAGTTATATCAAGTTTATTTGAAGCCTTCATCTCGAGATTCAACTTATGCATCTCGATGTTCCACCATGAGTGAAGATATTGCAGAATAGCAAACATGCACAAGCTGAACTAACCGCAATGGCTTTTAAAGTAATCTGAGGCATCCGCCCCAATAGGTGAGAACCTAGTATCGTTGAACACAGTGTGGCCGCCGAGGTGAGACGGCGAGCGGAGGCCGACGGTGGTGCTGGGACGTGGAACAGTTGTGGCCGGTCGTTCCATTGGGTGTTGGATTTTGTAGGATGATCTGGGTGCGCCGCGCCCAGCAACTGTGGCCCAAGCACTATGATTGCTTGCCCGGCCTAGAAAGTAAAAGGAGCGCACTCAAAACTAAGTTCTTGACGCTCATTCATACGACTTAGAAAGTAaaagcgaacattttttgaatttccaACATTTGATAAAATTTTCAAACATTTCTTTGACATTGTGAAAAAATCGAGTATTTTCTGAAATTCCAGACATTTATTAATAATGCCGACAAATTTGGAAAACATGAATACATTTTTTGTTCCAAACATTTAAAAATTTCAAACAGTtgtttttaagattttgaaaaacaCGAACAGTTTCCAAAACCGTTTTTATTTTGAAATTccatatttttattgaaaaatgaacatttttgaaaaattcTAGACATTTTTAAGAGCTTTTTTAGTTGTGAATTATGTATTAAAAAATGAAACCAAAAAAAATAACTTACTCAGGAACATTCCAAAAGGTTTCCAAAACTGGTAGAAAATCATACCAAAAATGTATGATGCGCTagctaaatgggccggcccacccagAGCGCTCGCCTCGACTGCCTGTGAGAAAGGGCGTATATTGGATGCAGTAAGTGTCCAAGGATTTGCCAAAAAATATGGGATGAACTTTCATACAAAGAAAAATTGTCACAATATTTTGGACGGGGTTTCGGAATTTTGTGTGAACTTCCACAACTGCTTGCACAAGTTTGATGAAAATTGAACTTTCACAAGATTTGGGGTCAAACTTCTCGAAAACAAACTTTCAGAAAGGAAACTATCGAACTAAGAGCAGGTCTGGGACTGCTCCACTGCATCAAATTCACTTTGAAGCAGTTCCACAGCTCCATCATAAAATAGTTTAACATGTTTAACTTCCAGCTAGCTTAAGCTTCAAGAGTGTGAAAATTGGTGGGAAAGGTCAACTATGCCCCAAATTATTTTATGGATGATGTTTTGAATGCCCAACATTTGGGCCCCTTGAGCAATTGATTTTTCCAAGTTTTGTACCTACCAAAAATGTCTTATAATTTGGGACAGAGGTAGTACAATATTACACATGTACTCGTGTGCATACGGTTTGAGTGTTGTATGCATGAATATACATTGGATTAACAATATATAAAATGGTGTCAACAAATACAATTAGTACATTGAAATGATTAAAAATGATGTCCAGCGGTAGATAATTTAAAGTTTCACATAAATAGGCAATGATGGATAATTAAAAGGTTTACATGAATGCCCACTGGTAGATAATTACAAGGTTTAAATGAATGTCCGCGGATAGATAATTAAAAGGTTTCCAGGAATGCTGAGATAATATAGTACGAGACCACATACTAGTTCCAACCAATTGCAAGAGTTGTGGCTATCTCATCACGGAATGTATCCATCCTTTGATCATTGGGTGCCCCAACTGAGGCAATGGAAAAGTTATTATACCCTTCTGATATTGCGGGCACATGGTCAGGATCACGGTCGAACCAAGCAAAGTCCAAGTATTTGCTCTTATGCTTACAAATTAAGTTGTGAAGAATCATAGTATTAACAACAATCATATTTTGCTTCAACATCAGGTACGTTGAATCTTGTACCGAATTTGCCACTTCATTTTTAGCACTCCAAATGATTTCTCAATAACGTTGTGGATAGACGAGTGGATGTGATTGAGTTTTTTATATGTACTGGCTAGTGATTTGTCCAAGATGTAAATCATGATTGTGTGTTGTAAAAAAATCGTATGTAACAAAAGCAAGTGCAAAAAAAATTGGTATACCTGCTCTTCCTTAGGGGTTGCACATTTCTTGGTCGGGGCAGTGGTCTGGTCGGTGTTGCTGTCCATGATGGTGGTGTGCCCGACCGACGCTGGAGCTTGGGCCTCCATGGTTGTCGCTGCCTCCTGGCCAGCAGCAGGCATGGTCGGGAGGCCCTAAGCTCCTCGTCATCTGGCTAGGAGAGGTAGTCGCGACCGCGACTGGGGCTGCCGCCATCTAGTAGTGGTCGGGCCAGGAAAGGCCGACCTTCATTATTGGCCTGGTCATGGCTAGATGCTCGAGGGGGCGGATAAATTGggggttggaggaggaggagccccaCTAGGTCTCCATTCTTGTGGTCTCCTCGCCGGCATGGACGTCGTGTGGTAACTGGATTTTGTGGTGTCGACGGTGCTAGGGGTGTCGGGCGGCTGCCTGTCTGTGCGTCTGGAGAAGAACGGATGGGTAGGGATGAGGAGGGGCTGCATGTGTGAGGAAAATTGACATGGTATTCATTGGATAATATTGCCCCAACTCCACGAGGACTCTTCGAACTACAATTGAAGCACCCCCTGAAGTGCTTCACAAAAAATAGGAAGTTGTACCCCAGATTCAATTTTTTTACGGAGCAGGACATaatggatgttggaaatatgccctagaggcaataataaaatggttcttatcatatttaccgttcatgataaatgtttattattcatgctagaaatatattaaccagaaacttaaatacatgtgtgaatacatagactccatcgtgtccctagtatgcctctacaagactagctcgttgatcaaagatggttaaggtttcctaaccatagacatgagttgtcatttgataacgggataacatcattaggagaatgatgtgatggacaagacccaaccgtaagcttagcatcagatcgtttagttatttgctacaactttcatcatctcaagtatctgttccttagaccatgagatcgtgcgaCTCCCTGACACTggaggaatacttagtgtgtatCCAAGCGTCACtccataactgggtgatcataaaggtgctctacaggtatctctgaaggtgtctgttgggttggcatggatcgagactaggatttgtcgctccgtgtgacggGGAGATatatctaggccctctcggtaatacaacatcgtaaagagcttgcaagcaatgtgcctaatgagttagtcacgggatcttgtattacgaaacgagtaaagagacttgtcggtgacgAGATTTAACTagatatggagataccgacgatcgaatctcggtcaagtaacatatcactggacaaagggaattgcatacaggattgactggatccttgagatcgtggttcaaccgataaaggtcttcatggaatatgtaggaaccaatatgggcatccaggtcccgctattggttattgactggagaggtgtctcggtcatgtctacatgattctcgaacccgtagggtcggcacgcttaacgttagatgacgctagagtagtattgggatatgtgCATTGgtaatcgaatgttgttcggagtcccgtatgagatcccggacatcacgaggagctctggaatggtccggaggtaaagattcatatatagggaatcctgttttggtcgccggagaagttttgggcattatcgatattgtaccgggagtgctgaAAGGGGTCCAGGGTTCCACCTACCCCGGGGGCCCACATGGACTGTAGGGGGTGCGTCCTAACCTACATGGGCCAGGGGCACcaaccccaagaggcccatgcacctagaacaaggaaaagggggagaGTCCTAAGGGGGGAAGTCACCCCCCCTAGGTGCCTTGAGGAGGGAGGATTCCTCCctaggccggcgccccctcccttggaggaggggccaaggctgcgccccaaTCCTTCCCTTcacctcctataaatagtgggggagagggaggggctggacaCATCAAATCCCATGCCCCGGCGGCAGCCCTACCTCTCCCAACACTCCGTTTTCTCCTCAGATTGGTTTCAGCAGCgtttggcaaagccctgccgggattgcaccaccaccatctccaccacgccgtcgtgctggttgagatcccatctacttatcctctcttgcttgctggatcaataaggtgGAGACGTCATCAAGCCGcgcgtgtgctgaacgcggaggtgtcgtccgttcgttGCTAGATcagattggatcgtgaagactacatcaaccgcgttatatacTCTTCCGCATTTGGtcagggtatgtagatacactcccctctcgcagctatgcatctcctagattagatcttgggtgtttcgtagggaattttttttattttcatgcttcgttccgcATCAGTGGAGGCACACTATTTCGCTTGCGTTTTGGAGTGGAGCTAAATTTTAAGGAGAGGAGTTGTCCCAAATAGGCTTGGTGGACTTTCAGATGACTAGATAATTGCCCGTGCCACCGTGCATAGCAGTAAGATATTAATATTCTATTACGTTAGCCCCTAAATTATCTGTCCAtattaatttgattaattaaatATCAATTATAAAATCCTATCCTTGATTTACCTACCTAGATAAATTTTAGGGTTTCATTTTTAATCACTTATTTGGTAAGAAAAAAATGACGTACAACTAAGACGGTTTTCAAAGACCAATTAAAAGAGAGAGACTGGGGGAACATACATAAGGTTGGAAGAACAATATGCCTAACGGGAAAAGAAATGATATCCGTTAtctgttactccctccattcctttatctaAGGTGTATTATTTCCACGGTGACcaagtgtaacgccccaagaccgacgctgcagaagacttccatattttcgtggtcaccgtgtgtttcttttgtgcttgctcttttatttttgcattgcatcatgtcatcatgccatcatgtcattaatctttgcatctcaactcaactaataaattgcatggaccttcgatccatttaaatcgagggaaatgcacatggtgatttctctttacaacatataaaatctcccaatattattagggagctatattaaaatattccattaactttggaattaaccataacacacttgcaaaataattctgtgccttttctgcttcaagtttggtctccaaactttgccctaaattctttcttcacattccggagctccaccaaaaatctcaacattttggccactcctaaaccttgtcctagttcaaatcatttgtatttaaatcaaatgagtttgaatttaaatctttcaaccatggccttttctattttctcggaacaagcacatttttgtctgtccgggaaaattacccgcatgcgcaaattctttccctaaccctatctttctttttcttctctctaatacTTTTCTGCTAAaaggaaataagagagagagagaagagaagcccaGCTGGCCACTTGGTCCTCCCAGCAGGCCGACCCATTTGCTCCTAGAGGCCAAGCCCCCGCTGCTAACCCTAGCCCGATGCCCTCACCCgatctcctcctctccctctcatCCTCCCACACCGCCGCTACTCACACACGCAGCGCCCGAACCCGTCGCTCGCTAGCCactctccctcctctcgatctctccctctcgcttCCCCGCAGCGCCGCCATCTCTCTCTGACCCCTCGCTGTCCCCCTCTCGTGCCCTCCCGTGCCGCCAAGAAGAGAGAAGGAGCGCTCGCGCCCGATCGCCGCCGTGCTCGTCCCCTGGCGCCGCTTCCGCA
This region of Triticum aestivum cultivar Chinese Spring chromosome 2D, IWGSC CS RefSeq v2.1, whole genome shotgun sequence genomic DNA includes:
- the LOC123050362 gene encoding protein COFACTOR ASSEMBLY OF COMPLEX C SUBUNIT B CCB4, chloroplastic; translation: MEMSLLRSRTLAPLPLTPRPVSAQRRRRRRLPSVTFFPPQPPPPSRGDRACSSAMRQRQEWVGDWVRSNDTLVRALPILVGGASLLAVLLNRAVSGIAAVSDASSSQSRADILTLALSVTDILAGLVWLSIRPKTISPVVPRGVDCKRVDADVSSSALRELLWTWDSLTAATCCKSLVVVYGGNCKLQIGVAAASPEDGNAVNVDAQKFMQGSLYKSAMESKKQSYLANLALYPGRTELPFLPANTQALILQPIGDKGIAVIGGDTIRGFTNLDQAWIGMIADKLDATLSKS